A genome region from Thermoproteales archaeon includes the following:
- a CDS encoding EamA family transporter: protein MDARTIAKISIIIGVLVVSPASILVKLCNAPAIIIAVYRLGISGAVMSLIALKSMKEILELSKKTKTLLFLAGFSLAIHFTVWFESLEYTTVMSSILITNSAPIIVLALSAIFLKEKIIKREAAGVILSLLGASVIMHGHTFELHFYGDFLALIGAITLAVYFIIGRVVRPYLSLFPYVAVVYSTAFTVLLAISYFLGLDLIGYRGIDYVYMAFLALGPSCIGHTSYNYAVKYLKAYIVSLSILIEPFAASILAFIIFNEIPKITTIIGGAFILTGVTVTLKE from the coding sequence ATGGATGCCCGTACTATAGCGAAGATTAGCATAATTATAGGAGTTTTAGTAGTTTCTCCAGCTAGTATACTTGTTAAGCTGTGCAACGCTCCAGCCATTATAATTGCGGTTTATAGGCTTGGAATTTCTGGAGCTGTAATGAGCCTAATCGCATTAAAGAGTATGAAGGAAATATTAGAACTCTCCAAGAAAACGAAGACTTTATTGTTTTTAGCTGGTTTTTCTCTTGCTATTCACTTTACAGTATGGTTTGAATCTCTCGAATACACGACAGTTATGAGTAGCATATTAATAACGAATTCCGCGCCTATAATAGTGCTAGCATTATCTGCTATTTTTCTGAAAGAAAAAATTATAAAAAGGGAGGCGGCTGGAGTTATTTTATCTCTTTTAGGTGCATCGGTAATAATGCACGGGCATACATTTGAATTACACTTTTACGGGGATTTCCTAGCCTTAATAGGAGCCATCACCTTAGCCGTTTACTTTATCATAGGTAGAGTCGTAAGACCTTACCTATCTCTATTTCCTTACGTAGCCGTTGTCTATTCTACAGCGTTTACAGTATTGCTTGCAATTTCATATTTTCTAGGATTAGATTTAATAGGATATAGAGGCATAGACTATGTTTACATGGCATTTCTTGCTCTAGGTCCTTCATGCATAGGACATACATCGTATAACTATGCTGTTAAATATCTTAAAGCTTACATCGTAAGCTTAAGCATACTCATAGAGCCTTTTGCAGCATCAATACTAGCTTTTATTATTTTCAACGAGATTCCAAAAATTACGACTATTATTGGAGGAGCGTTTATTTTAACCGGTGTCACAGTTACTTTGAAAGAATGA